Genomic segment of Ignavibacteriota bacterium:
CCCCGTCCCCCGTCCCTCGTCCCCCGTCCCCCGTCCCCCGTCCACATGGACTCCGACGGTCTCATATCGTATCTTCAGCGGGACACAGCCGGATACTTCCAATGAAAACCCGCACCCTGCTGACATCCATCATTCTTTTCACCACGGTGTTCTCTGGCACGGGGCTCGCGGCGGACGGAAGCACGAGCGAGCCATCGCCCTGGATGATCCTCCCCTTCGTGGTTCTGCTGCTCGCGATCGCACTCATGCCCTTCCTCGCGAAACACTGGTGGGAGAAATACTACCCGCACGTGGCCTGTACGCTGGGCGCCATCACCGTGTCGTATTATCTGTTTCTGCTGAAGGACACAACAGCCATCATTCATTCGGGCATCGAGTATGTGGGCTTTCTCAGTCTGGTCGGCTCGCTCTTTGTGGTCTCCGGCGGCGTGTTTATTCGCCTGCGGGGCTATTCCACTCCCGTGTCGAACGTTCTCCTGCTTCTCTTCGGCGCGCTGATCTCGAATTTTGTCGGCACCACGGGCGCATCCATGATTCTGATCCGACCATGGCTGCGCAACAACAAGTACCGCATGCATCCCTACCATGTGGTGTTTTTTATTTTTCTCGTCAGCAATATCGGCGGCGCTCTTACACCCATCGGTGATCCTCCGCTCTTCCTCGGCTACCTGAAGGGCATCCCCTTTTTCTGGGTGACGGAACACCTCTGGCCGATGTGGCTGCTCGCGACGGGACTGCTGCTCGCGGTGTTTTATGTGATCGATTCCCGCTTCTATCACAAGGTTCCGAAACACGTGCGAGACGAAAAGTCCGCGCTCGGCGAGTCGGTGGCAGTCGAGGGTCTGCACAATCTCGGCTTCCTGCTTGTGATTCTTGTCGCTGTCTTTATTCAGAATCCGCCCTTCCTGCGCGAACTGATCATGATTCTCGCGGCGGCCGGATCTTTCTACACCACCAGGCGCCACATCCATGCGGCGAACGGCTTCAACTTCCATCCCGTGAAGGAGGTCGGCTTCCTTTTCCTCGGACTTTTTGCCACGATGGTTCCGGCGCTGCAATGGCTGGAACTTCATGCGACCACACTCGGCATTCATTCACCCGCATCGTTCTACTGGGGCACGGGGACGCTGTCGGCAGTGCTGGATAACGCGCCCACCTATCTCAATTTCCTCAGCGCCGCCGTGGGGCTGTTCGTCGCGCCGGAGTCCATCGCCGCGATACAATCCATTTTCGCCGCTCCCACACCGGCGCAGCTTGCGCAGTATCCGATGGAGATTCAGAAGACCGTCGCGATGCTTCAGAGCCGCTTCGGTGTTGTGAATGGCGCCGCGGCGCCGTCCGCCGCAACAATTCAAATCGCCTACCTGCTCGCGGTGCATAGCATTCATATCACCGCCATCAGTGTCGCGGCGGTGTTTTTTGGCGCGATGACCTATATCGGCAACGCGCCGAACTTTATGGTGAAGGCGATCGCCGAACAGAACGGCGCCCGTGTTCCGTCGTTTTTCGGCTTTATGGTGCGTTTCTCCCTTCCCGTTCTGCTCCCCATTCTGATTCTCGTCTGGCTGATCTTTTTTATGGGCTGAACCCGTCGATTTAAAGATCCGCTCCTGCAGCGGACAAAGGCGCCCCGGAATCCACTCCCGGGGCGCCTTTTTGCTGCAAATTCGAGATTACGCTGTTTTTCAGCCCTAGAGTCACCCCTGAAAATTATGTGGAAAAACACGTAGTACCACGTATTTCCATTCGCTCTTCCATATGCCATCTTTGAGCAGCACCGAACTTCATGTTGTACCCGTCACGGAGGGCGGTATATGTGAGACTAGGGCGTTCGGTACATAGATAAGGACCAAGAAAATCAGGGAGGTTAGTTCTTGGCCCTTATTTTTTTTGGCGTCGGTTTTAACCACGGAGTGCGGGTAGGCCGGTTGCACCGTAATAAAGTAGCAAGGTGGCACAGTTGCTTTGTCGTGATGTAGAGATGTGGCAAAGCAGCAAAGTAGAGCGGCAGCCACCTTCTCTCCCTTTACCTCTTTACCCTTGACCCCTTCACCCCTTCACCAATTATTATCTCCAGAAATAATTCCATGTATAACCCAGCTCCATCGGTTTTTGTGGGGTAAGTGATACCGTCCAGGTTATGCGGCCCACGCCGTTGAAGTGATGCCACCACCATGGCCAGGAGAACCAGCCCCACCAGGCGGGCATGGGTCCGCGGCCGCTCGAGTAGGATACATCCTCGAACACGTTCACCATTTCGATCCTGCCCTTGTTGCCCGCGCTCTCCACATTGCCGAGTACATGCCGTGTCACCTCCACTTCCACCGCGTCGTCGCGGTAACTCGTGAGTGTGATACTGCCCGCGAGATCCACACGCCCGTATTGGTCGCCCTGGAAGGTGGAGGCGTTCGGCACTCGCCGCGTCTCGTTGTCGGATTTTTTCACGCGGATGTCGAGCGCCATGGTGATTTCGAGATCGGTGTTGTCGCCCGCCGCTGCGTAGGTCATCAGTCCCTGGGCAAGCAGACGCGAGTCGCGCAAGATCAACGCCGGCGCGGTGGTCAGCGGATACTCGCTTGTGTTGAAGAGCCGGATTTTGTGCCGCACCTTGGGCGCGTTCAACAGCGAGGCGAGTTCACCCTGCCTGCCGCCGTCGAGATTACGCCACACTTCCATCGGTGGTGCGAAGGGGATGTCGAGGGTGTACACGTCCTTGTACTTCAACGTGAACTCGCCGATCGGAAACACCATCCGCTGCCCTTTTCCGAGTGTCACGTGTTTGATGGTGAAGACGTAGAGGTCCTCGTTTTTCCCGGACTCCGCCACCTCCGGACCCAGATCCACCGGACCCCGTCCACCGTCGCCATCCCTGCGCCGCATATCGTCCATCGGCATGGCCTGCTGTGTCATGAGGGCGTTCGAGAATCCGTAGCCGGTTTCCGACTCCTGGCGGAAATGACTCGAAAGCTGCGCCACGGCCTGCTGCAGCGAGATGGGATCGTTGGTGGACTTGAACACAAAGTTCGGCACACCGATCACAAGGTGTGCGGTCACGTCCTGCAGATCGGCGATCTCGTTGATCAGCGTGGCCTGCAGTGTGACCAGTGCCTGCCCTTTCCCGTCGATGACCACCTTGTACTGCGGTATCCACCGGATGCCGCGCTGCAGATACAACAGGCCGACGTTGGCCTCTTTCTGCACTGTGCCACCGGCCCAGTCGAGTTGTAATGTGAGCAGATTGCGGAGTTCTTCCCGCGGCAGCACCTTCTTATACGAGCCCGTGAAACTTACGTCCTGGATGTGGTCCATGTGTACGGCCTTCACGCCGCCGCTGGTTTTTAGCAGCACGATGTCGCTTTTTCGTGTCAGTTTCTCGCCGGAATACGGCTCGTCGGCCGCTTCAAGTTCGTCGCTGCTCTGCGCGGGCACGTCGATGATGGTGGCCCTGTATGGCGTGGGTGCGGGTGTACCCGTCTCGGTCACGAGCACCTCGGCGCCGATGTTTGCTTCGATCAGTTCCCGGAGCTGCAGCGCGGTACGGTCCACCAGCACCGTGCGCCTGCTCGCTGTAACCGACGAAAGTGCGGCCCTGCTGTCGGAGGAGAAGGGCCAGAACGTGCCGATCACCGGATTGGGCAGATAGTCCATCACCACGTTGCCCTTGTCGTCCACGGGCATCCTGCCGCTGTGCAGCATGAAGGCGTGGCCGTCCTTGAACACCGTCACTTCCTTCACCGGCATACGCGCCAGAGCTTTGTACGGGGTGTGAGATTCGGCACGCAGAACGCCGAGGGAAAACACGAGGAATACCAGGGTCCCGATGAAACGTGTCATGGCACACACCAAGCTGATCCGGATAGAAGGTACGGATTGAAGGTACTGGAGCGCGTACCCAGCGGCAACTGCTTTTTTCTTCCCTGATGCAGAAATGGATGAAGACTGGCTCCCTGCGGAGCATGTCGTCTACGAACCGCGCGGCCTGTCCCTCTCCGCCCTGGCGGCCTCGAGGCGCTGCTTCTCCCGATTCATCCGCTTTTGTGACACAAGAAACGCAACCAGCATCGAGCATGACAGCAGGAAGATCACCACTGTCACACCAAAGATAATCATGGGGTCCACACTCCCTCCTCTCGAGAGTTGTACAGAAGTACCGGGCTGCCTGTTCCGCCGCCGCGCCTGCGCACCGCAACGGACCTCGGACGGCCGTGTCACACCGTGTGTATCGATCAGTTTCCCGCCTGACGACGCCTCTGCGCCGCACAATACCGACGTTTCCGCGAACATACGGATTTTTTTATCAAATGCAAGAGGTGAAAAGGAGTAATGTCTCCTTTTATAACACTACATGGCACGATGGTGTCAGAACTGTACTCCCAATCCCACTCCAAACGTATTCTCGGTGTTGCGGGAATCGAGACCGAGCCGACGGAGGCGATATTCGAGTTTGACGACTGCGGCATCGAGAAGTTGTAGCGCGCATCCCGCGGCAAACTCGTGGCGAGACCAGCGCGGATCGTCGGGCGCCACTGTCATGCTTCGGAAAACACTGTCATAATATTCACCACGCGCAAAAAGGCGCAGCGCATGCGCCAGCGAGGTCTCCTCCGCGCCGCCGGTGCAAAGGTGTGGAAGCACATCATACGAGACCTCACAGTACGCGCCGGCCGCGGCACGCCCCGGTACACTGTTGTCAGCAGTGGGCTCGGGTTGCCGTGTATCCGCGAGGGACTCGGCGTGTTCCAGTGTTCCATACAGAAGCAGCGCTCGAAGGCGCAACGGACCGTGCTGTATCTCGGCATCAGCTTCCGCTATACCCACGTCGATGGCAGTATTATGCGCCAATGCCGACTTGCTCGACCCCGCCTTGCCGTAGTACACACTCAGTCCCGCCGACAGGTTGTCGTGGATATGGCATTCAGCGCGGCACACGTAGGCAAGGCTCGCCGCGTGGACACTGCCGGTTCCGCTCTGATGACCGTCGCGGATCCACGCGTGGCTGCTGAATCCGGCTGCGTCGAGGCCGCTCACCACCGCGCCGTGCACGGTGAATTGCCCCAGATCGGCTGCGGCATACACGCCGATCTCGTGCCAGGTTCCGGGGAGAAGGTTCTCTTCTACTGCGGACGGGGAAATGGTCGCATATTCCAGCGGTTTGTCTCTCCCGGGAAGCAGTCCAAACGGTAGTACAAGATGTCCCGCGCGTAGGTGCAGCCACGACGCGGGGCGAACGGTGACGGCGATTTCACCGATCGCCAGCGAGGGCCCTTGCGCCGTGTTCCCGGCGACGATTCCCGAGTTTCCGCTTCCCGTCACCACATCTGCAGTCGAGACGGCCCCTGCCCCGCGAACTTCCATCTCGCAGACGAAGGAGATTCTTGGATCGCTCTGCCACTCGAGTCCAAGCGTCAATTCCTCGAACACGAGCGCATTCCGCAGCCGCGGGGCTGTCTGCCACGAATATCCAAAATAATTGAGACGGGCTGCACCGGTGAGTCGTGGCGGAGTCGCGGCCGGCTCGTCGCCTCCCATAGCTCGCGCGGCGAGTGTCTGGAATATAAGGAGCGCTGCCGCCAGACAAACCCGTACCGACAGGGGACAACGTGTGTCGGTCGTGCACATGGCATTGCCGGCCATATGAGCGACGCCGCGATACGTACGACGAAAGGCGCTTCGAAAATAACGCGGACAGGTGTTGCGGGGTGTTGATGTACGGAGGGTCATACAATGCGGAGGGAGGAGGTGCGGAGCAGTGTGAATCAGTGGGGAATGTCGCCGCCACGTTCGAAACGTATCGGACTACCGCCACTATTTAGACGTAGTCTAAATTAATAAATGATTCACATCCGTGCAACCCTCGGTTTCAATGGCGGGAGAGCCCGCAAAGCCGCATGAAACACCCCTTCCTGCTATGCGTCAGGTCGTGCGGTAGTGTCCATAGAATGGTTAGAATTCTGCGCTGCCCGGAAATACAGCGCGGAAATGACGAGCAGTACCAGGCCGACGAGCACAAACAGGAGCACCCGATATTCGATCGACACGCCCGACATCGTGAAGAGCAGCACATACGCCACGGTGGCCAGCAGCGTCGCGAGAGCCATCACCCGGTATTTCTTGTTCCGCAGCACCTTGCTCAATCCGTAATACGCGGCCGCGACACACAGCCAGGACATGGCCACATACTGCGCCGGGAGCATGGAATACAACGACAACGGGATGATCACAGCGCCGGCGACGAGGTACGAACCGCGCATCACATCGGTTCTCAATTCGAGACGGTCGCGCTGCCAATTCAGAATGCGCGCACTCAGCAGTGCCGTGATGCCGAACACCATTCCGATCCCGGTCACACCCTCCGCGACAATCAAATACCCGACAAACATCATCACGAAGATGATGTAGTTCGCCACGACAATAATGCGCGAACGAAACCACACCGCTACGGACAGCACCAGGATGCCCTGCAGCGCGAGCCAGAGGAACAGATCGGGCACGGGTTCGGCGTGGATGATGCCGCAACTCATCGCAATGAATCCGCTCATCGCGTAATGGAAAGTGGAGTACATGCTGCGTCGCCGCACCCAGAACATCACCGCAAGGCCCAGAAGTACTATGGACGCGGCCAGATACAACGGCGCCTTGCCGACGGCGGCACCCAATTCGACGATGATGACAAACATGCCGAAACCCATCGCCGCATTCATGAAGGAAAAGGCGGTGGCGAAGAGCATCTCCGATCCGTCTTCCTCCTTCCTCGCCCACAACGTGCCCACCGCGAACACGACGATGTACGCCAAGGCGAAGATCAGATTCGTTTCGGCCCCGGTCACAAGCTGCAGCGGGTGGCCCATGACGGGATTGCCCAGGAACCACATAAAATGTGCGCCGTACGTGCACATGGCCGGGAACCAGATGAGTGTCATCCAGCGCCGTGTCGAAATCCACACCGACAGAACCGCGGTGCAGAGAATGAGCGGGAGTTGCACGTATGGGACGTCGCTCACGATGGCCGTGACATAGCCGAAGCCAAGACTCAGCGCGGTGAGATACACCGACTCCGACCGCCATGCCAAATACAAACACAGGGTGGAGGCGCCGAGGAGCAGAATGACCTCGACCACCGTGCTGCTGACAAGCGGGACGGGGGTGAAATGCCCGAGGCGCAAAACCGAGAAATAAAACACGGCGAGCGCGCCGCCGAGCAGATAGCCCGCAAATTGCCGCAGCGAAGTGCGCCAAATGCGCGCGAGGCCGTACAGTGTCGCCGAGATGACGGTGCCGATCAGACTTGGCAATGCGGTGGCCGACGTGCCGTACGGCAGGGTCAGCAAAAACACGCAGCCGGTGATCAACATGACGATGCCCGCGCGGGCCAACCAGAATTGTCCGATGCGAAACTCCAATCGGTCCTCGTCCTCGGTTTCACGCTCCACGGGGATTGCGGAAACAGACGTGTCCCCGTCCGCCGTTACGTGTAACCGTTGTTCGACTTCGGCGACTCGATGATTGAGCGCCTCGAGAGTTGTGAGAATTTTTTCCAACCCGGCGGTTGTATCTGCTGATGTCATCACCGTGCTCCTGACTCTGTGACGTGAAAGAGGTGTGAGGTGCGTGCGCATTCAAGTGCTGACGCTGATGCAGGTACTGACACTGTTGCAGGTGCTGTGACTGTTGATTGCGCGTATCCGGAACGAGATGTCACGCGGTTTTTGCGCGACCGGTCACACATAACGGCTAGGTCTCGTGCCTCTGGAAGAATGGGAACAGTTGGTCGAAAACCCTGAGCAGCAGAAACGGGGCGATGATCAACAGAAACGAAACAAGCAGACCTTCTTTGTCGAAGATTCCCGGAAAATATTCCGTGAATCCCCGCATGCTCTTCGAAAGCAGTTGCCCGCCTATCACCACATTCCATCGCATAAAAAGCACCTGCAGCAACAACATGCCCGACGAGAGCCAGATCAGGATGTTTCTCACGCGCGTGTCGAGGCGCTTCGCCAGCGTCGTGACCGAAAGCAGAAAAAACGGCACCAGTGAAAACAGACCGATTTGGAGATACACATACGAGACACGGAGCTTGCCGTTGATCAGCGTCTCAAGAATGGCCCACTTCTCGGTGCGTTCGTACGAGATGGAAAGGATTTCCATCAATTCGAGTACCACGGCGATGATCATAAATCCCCACAGCCACTTCGCCATGAGATCGATCGAGTCCTGTGCTACCGGAAGTTTTCGGGTCCAATGGATGATGAGATACAGGAATATCAGCACCGCGAGCCCCGACACGATGGCCGAAAAAATAAAGATGATGAACATCAGCGGCGTGGACCACCACAGATTCGCCTTGATGGATCCGAAAAGGAAGCCGACGTACCCGTGCAGTACACACGCCACGGGAATACCGAGACCCCCGAGAAAGACCACGAGTTTGCGATCCACCACGCGCGTCTCCTCGGTATCGCGCGTCTGTCCGAGCAGGAGCACCGAATACAAACGCCGGGCAAGCCCGCGCGCCGCCTCGTGCCGGCGGATGAATGTGACTCGATAGCTGAACCAGATTTCGAGAAACACGATGATCATGTAGAACAGATAGATGAAACCGAATCCGCTCATGGCGGACGAGAAATTGGGAGTTACAAGGATGTTGAACGCCCGTTCGGGCTTCCCGAGATGGTTCAGCAACGGCACCGTGGCGAACAGAAGGAACGCGAACGACGACACGAGCGCGTATTTGGCGATAGGCCGCAACTTCTCCATGCCGAACACATGGTAGAACGATGAGACGATGAACGCTCCTGCCACCATGCCTGTGATATACGGGTACAATACGATCATCACCGTCCATGTGACGTGTAATTCGTTTGGGAACACGTATCCCGCGCCGGCATCCATCACTTCACCTCCATGTCGAGTCCGACATAAAAACACTTGGGATTGGTCCCGAGGTCGGGTTTCAGAATACCGTAGCGCCTCTCGTGCAACGTCCGGATTATGGGACTCTCGGGATCCTTGAGGTTGCCGAATACACGCGCGCCGCGCGGACACGCCATAACACAGGCGGGCGATTCGCCGCGATGGATGCGGTGATAACAGAAGGTGCACTTGTCCGCTGTACCCCGTGAATGATCGATATACCGGCATCCGTACGGGCATGCCTGCACGCAGTAGCCGCACCCAAGGCAGTGCTCCTTGTCGATCAACACGACGCCGTCGGGCGAGTGGAAAGTCGCCCCAACGGGACACACTTGTGTGCACGCGCTGTTCCTGCAATGATTGCAGAGTTTCGGCACAAAGAAGGCTTTCACTATCCGCGCGTCTTCCCCGTCCCTTGATGTGAAGCTCGACATGGCGCCGTCGGGCGAATCCACCGAAACAACGTCGTCGGCGTTGATCTCGAATCGTTCAACCCAGGTACGGAAGTAGGTGTCGGGCACGTCGTTCTCGGCTTTGCATGCGCGCACGCAGGCGCCGCAGCCGATGCAGCGTGTTGTGTCGATCAGGTAGCCCCAGTCGAAGTTCTGCAGGTCTTGCTCGCTGCGCACCTCGGTGCTCCGCGGCAGTGCGCTGTATACCGTGAGACTGCCCGCGAGCACTCCGGCGCCGCTCACCAAAGCCAGGCGAACAAAATGTCGCCGGTCCATCGTGCTGTCACCCTCTGTTCTCTGTTCGCTCATATCTCGCCTCCTGGGCAATGCGGTGAGACGGTAAAGTGGTACGGGTTCACCATGGCGCGTCGTGGCAGGTGCCGCAGTAATCCCTGGTATGGCAGGTCCTGCACACGGGCATCCCGCGTTTCGTTACCTCGTCGGAATGGGCCTCGCCGAAACCCTGCGGATGCGGCATGGGCGTCTTGTGGCAGTCAGCACAGAACGGTGCCGTGTGGCAGTCGCTACACCGCGCGTCGGCAAGCCGTCCGGAGTACCGGGTCATCAGGAAGGCCCTGTGTCCCGTGCGCCATTCGGCAGGGTGTGGACTTCCAACCGTGGTACTGCGCATCGCGTGAATGTGATCGCGATGGCATTCCAGGCACAGCCGCTGATCCACCGCGTCCACGTACGGAATACGCCCGATGTGTGCGGGCCAGGATATCTTCGGTGGATTGTCAGGATCCTTGAAGGATTTCTTTTCGTGACAGAGCAGACAGAACATGGCGTTGCCATTTTTATACATCCGTCCCGCCCGCTCATTCTCGAGATGAAAAAGATGGCAGGTGCGGCATTCGACTTTCCCCGCGTGCGGGCGCTGCGCGAAGGAACGCACGATGTCGCCGTGACAGTCGCGACATTGGAAAATGGTGGGATGATCCGCCACCTCGGTCACATCGCCCGCGGGCTGCGTCTCGTGGCAGTCGGTGCACCGCGACACGACCGGGTGCAGACGGGCCTTGCGGGCCTCGACCAGCAGAAAGATCGGTTCGTGCGGATTGTGACACGCGATGCACGGTGTTGTTGGATCGTTGACATGCAGGAAGG
This window contains:
- a CDS encoding sodium:proton antiporter, producing MILPFVVLLLAIALMPFLAKHWWEKYYPHVACTLGAITVSYYLFLLKDTTAIIHSGIEYVGFLSLVGSLFVVSGGVFIRLRGYSTPVSNVLLLLFGALISNFVGTTGASMILIRPWLRNNKYRMHPYHVVFFIFLVSNIGGALTPIGDPPLFLGYLKGIPFFWVTEHLWPMWLLATGLLLAVFYVIDSRFYHKVPKHVRDEKSALGESVAVEGLHNLGFLLVILVAVFIQNPPFLRELIMILAAAGSFYTTRRHIHAANGFNFHPVKEVGFLFLGLFATMVPALQWLELHATTLGIHSPASFYWGTGTLSAVLDNAPTYLNFLSAAVGLFVAPESIAAIQSIFAAPTPAQLAQYPMEIQKTVAMLQSRFGVVNGAAAPSAATIQIAYLLAVHSIHITAISVAAVFFGAMTYIGNAPNFMVKAIAEQNGARVPSFFGFMVRFSLPVLLPILILVWLIFFMG
- the nrfD gene encoding polysulfide reductase NrfD, which encodes MDAGAGYVFPNELHVTWTVMIVLYPYITGMVAGAFIVSSFYHVFGMEKLRPIAKYALVSSFAFLLFATVPLLNHLGKPERAFNILVTPNFSSAMSGFGFIYLFYMIIVFLEIWFSYRVTFIRRHEAARGLARRLYSVLLLGQTRDTEETRVVDRKLVVFLGGLGIPVACVLHGYVGFLFGSIKANLWWSTPLMFIIFIFSAIVSGLAVLIFLYLIIHWTRKLPVAQDSIDLMAKWLWGFMIIAVVLELMEILSISYERTEKWAILETLINGKLRVSYVYLQIGLFSLVPFFLLSVTTLAKRLDTRVRNILIWLSSGMLLLQVLFMRWNVVIGGQLLSKSMRGFTEYFPGIFDKEGLLVSFLLIIAPFLLLRVFDQLFPFFQRHET
- a CDS encoding 4Fe-4S dicluster domain-containing protein, producing MDRRHFVRLALVSGAGVLAGSLTVYSALPRSTEVRSEQDLQNFDWGYLIDTTRCIGCGACVRACKAENDVPDTYFRTWVERFEINADDVVSVDSPDGAMSSFTSRDGEDARIVKAFFVPKLCNHCRNSACTQVCPVGATFHSPDGVVLIDKEHCLGCGYCVQACPYGCRYIDHSRGTADKCTFCYHRIHRGESPACVMACPRGARVFGNLKDPESPIIRTLHERRYGILKPDLGTNPKCFYVGLDMEVK